A region from the Flavobacteriales bacterium genome encodes:
- a CDS encoding LLM class flavin-dependent oxidoreductase: protein MEFGIYTFVDHTPDPFTGQKISAEERHRNLLEEAELADRLGIDVFGVGEHHREDFIASAPAVVLAAIAARTKRIRLSSAVTVLSSDDPVRVFQQYATLDLLSNGRAEIMAGRGSFTESFPLFGFDLKDYDTLYAENLELLLKLRTEERITWKGKHRAPLNGQAVHPRPVQNPLPVWIAVGGTPESVVRAATLGLPMTLAIIGGEPARFKPYTDLYKAVWQESGHDPKKLQLAIGSHGFIADTFEEAAELTWPRYQMQMGRIGKERGWGPVGRPQFDFEVSPQGAMLLGDPDTVAKKIFREYQLFGFTRFSLQFSVGSMPHDKLLRCIELYATEVIPKVKAMIASS from the coding sequence ATGGAATTCGGCATTTACACCTTCGTTGACCACACTCCCGACCCCTTCACCGGCCAGAAGATCAGCGCCGAGGAACGCCACCGCAACCTCCTGGAAGAAGCCGAACTGGCCGACCGCTTGGGTATCGATGTCTTCGGTGTGGGCGAGCACCACCGCGAGGACTTCATCGCATCGGCACCTGCCGTTGTATTGGCGGCCATTGCTGCGCGGACCAAGCGCATCCGCTTGTCAAGCGCCGTCACTGTCCTCAGCTCGGACGATCCCGTGAGGGTGTTCCAGCAATACGCTACGCTCGACCTGTTGAGCAATGGCCGCGCGGAGATCATGGCGGGCCGAGGCTCCTTCACCGAATCGTTCCCGCTCTTCGGTTTCGACCTGAAGGACTACGACACGCTCTACGCCGAGAACCTGGAGCTGCTGTTGAAGTTGCGGACGGAGGAACGCATCACGTGGAAGGGGAAGCACCGAGCACCGCTCAACGGTCAAGCCGTGCATCCGCGTCCGGTCCAAAACCCATTGCCGGTGTGGATCGCGGTAGGCGGCACACCCGAAAGCGTGGTGCGCGCCGCCACCCTAGGGCTGCCAATGACGCTGGCCATCATCGGCGGCGAACCGGCGCGTTTCAAACCCTACACCGACCTGTACAAAGCCGTGTGGCAGGAAAGCGGGCACGACCCGAAGAAGCTACAGCTGGCGATCGGCTCCCACGGGTTCATTGCGGACACGTTCGAGGAGGCAGCCGAACTCACCTGGCCGCGGTACCAGATGCAAATGGGCCGGATCGGCAAAGAGCGCGGTTGGGGACCAGTGGGTCGGCCGCAGTTCGATTTCGAAGTGTCGCCGCAAGGAGCAATGCTGCTCGGCGACCCGGACACGGTGGCGAAGAAGATCTTCCGCGAATACCAGCTCTTCGGCTTCACACGCTTCAGCCTGCAGTTCAGCGTTGGCAGCATGCCGCACGACAAACTCCTGCGGTGCATTGAACTTTATGCCACAGAGGTGATCCCGAAAGTGAAGGCGATGATCGCATCTTCGTGA